In one Watersipora subatra chromosome 6, tzWatSuba1.1, whole genome shotgun sequence genomic region, the following are encoded:
- the LOC137398269 gene encoding perlucin-like, with amino-acid sequence MNKMKTIQRQLQTVKREFNANLTEFNNNWTQTRTRLTTQVASSAEQCRELNASIVSLGDDVKRYHRPGWNKNDLWIGAKRVNGVWKWMRKSRGLADSLYWSPGEPNYSHENCVETSANFIYHANNRQCDQFEHFVCEKLT; translated from the exons ATGAATAAGATGAAGACAATACAAAGACAGTTGCAAACAGTGAAAAGAGAGTTTAACGCCAACCTTACTGAGTTTAATAACAACTGGACACAGACGAGAACCAGGTTGACAACTCAAGTTGCCAGCAGTGCAGAGCAGTGTCGTGAATTGAATGCTTCCATTGTCTCACTAGGTGATGATGTTAAAAGATACCACAGACCAG GATGGAATAAAAATGATCTTTGGATCGGTGCTAAACGTGTCAATGGTGTCTGGAAATGGATGAGAAAATCTAGAGGACTTGCAGACTCTCTGTATTGGAGTCCAGGAGAACCAAACTATTCTCATGAAAACTGCGTAGAAACTAGTGCAAACTTCATCTACCATGCTAACAATAGGCAATGTGATCAGTTTGAACATTTTGTCTGTGAAAAGCTGACATAA